The following are encoded together in the Triticum dicoccoides isolate Atlit2015 ecotype Zavitan chromosome 6B, WEW_v2.0, whole genome shotgun sequence genome:
- the LOC119322984 gene encoding protein YIF1B-B-like isoform X1 yields MAAMNSDLGGLGPRPANAPPNPFESAMYGAGPGLIRTGLGAYGEKFLGSSSEFMQSNITQYLSDPQYYFQVNSQYVRNKLKVVLFPFFHRGHWTRITEPVGGRLSYKPPIQDINAPDLYIPLMAFGTYIVIAGYALGVLGRFTPEALTLQFTRGLVGWFLQVVLIKGLLYSLGSGEAPLLDIVAYAGYGFAGTSLAMLARIFWSYLYYFIMPWFCLCTGVFLVKTMKRVLLGGPRSYERHPSRNHYFLLFLAVVQFPMLFWLGNISG; encoded by the exons ATGGCAGCAATGAATAGTGATCTGGGTGGCTTAGGTCCTAGACCTGCAAATGCACCACCAAATCCTTTTGAAAGTGCCATGTATGGTGCTGGACCTGGACTGATCCGTACTGGACTTGGAGCATATGGAGAGAAATTTCTTGGTTCGAGTTCTGAGTTCATGCAGAGCAAT ATTACTCAATATTTGTCCGACCCTCAATACTATTTTCAAGTCAACAGCCAGTATGTGAGGAACAAACTGAAGGTCGTCTTGTTCCCTTTCTTTCACAGG gGCCATTGGACGAGAATAACTGAACCTGTAGGAGGAAGGCTATCGTACAAACCTCCAATTCAGGATATCAATGCACCAGACCTGTACATCCCTTTGATGGCGTTTGGCACCTACATTGTCATTGCTGGATACGCATTGGGAGTCCTTGGAAG GTTTACCCCTGAGGCACTGACCCTACAATTCACGAGAGGTCTAGTTGGCTGGTTTCTGCAAGTCGTCCTCATCAAAGGTTTGCTGTACTCCCTGGGCAGTGGTGAAGCGCCATTGCTAGACATTGTGGCGTATGCTGGGTATGGATTTGCTGGCACATCTCTTGCGATGCTGGCCCGCATCTTCTGGAGCTACTTATACTACTTCATCATGCCATGGTTCTGTCTCTGCACTGGCGTGTTCCTCGTGAAGACCATGAAGAGAGTTCTTCTGGGTGGACCAAGGAGTTACGAGCGGCATCCGAGTCGAAACCACTACTTTCTGCTCTTCCTGGCGGTCGTTCAGTTCCCGATGCTGTTTTGGCTCGGCAACATCAGTGGTTGA
- the LOC119323433 gene encoding BTB/POZ and MATH domain-containing protein 1-like: MPASSAKAVLETAASTSTCTPETVQRKHVFDIRGYSQHKLLGPNVYISSGAFAVGGFDWNIRYYPGGYLKPKYVSVYLELLSAGARVRASCDLTVVGQRPGSPSLVSRTPPMLFTSDLSRFAPSTIKFVKRSKLESASWGLVHGDRLVIECVVTVFMYPTVVARTAAPDEGDPPSDLHRDLARMYESQAGADVGFLVGGQGFRAHRTVLAMRAPAFMAGVVRGGGLGFSGGCVDINDMQPEVFDALLYYIYMDSLPAAMRDVDGDRKRELVMDLLAAADRYDIQRLKLICETALSKSLEANTVVTTLTLAEKHHCQMLRQACVQFIASSVDQIK; the protein is encoded by the coding sequence ATGCCGGCGTCGAGCGCAAAGGCGGTGCTGGAGACGGCGGCGTCGACGTCGACGTGCACCCCGGAGACGGTGCAGCGCAAGCACGTGTTCGACATCCGCGGGTACAGCCAGCACAAGCTCCTCGGCCCCAACGTCTACATCAGCTCGGGCGCCTTCGCCGTCGGCGGCTTCGACTGGAACATCCGCTACTACCCCGGCGGGTACCTGAAGCCCAAGTACGTGTCCGTCTACCTGGAGCTCCTGAGCGCCGGCGCCCGCGTGCGCGCGTCCTGCGACCTGACCGTCGTCGGCCAGCGCCCCGGCTCGCCCTCCCTGGTGTCGCGCACACCGCCCATGCTCTTCACCTCCGACCTCAGCAGGTTCGCGCCCAGTACCATCAAGTTCGTCAAGAGGAGCAAGCTGGAGTCGGCGTCGTGGGGGCTCGTCCACGGCGACCGCCTCGTCATCGAGTGCGTCGTCACCGTCTTCATGTACCCGACCGTGGTCGCCCGGACGGCCGCGCCGGACGAGGGGGACCCGCCCTCGGACCTGCACCGCGACCTCGCCAGGATGTACGAGTCCCAGGCCGGGGCGGACGTCGGCTTCCTCGTCGGAGGGCAGGGCTTCCGCGCCCACCGGACCGTTCTGGCCATGAGGGCGCCGGCGTTCATGGCGGGCGTCGTGCGTGGCGGGGGGCTGGGGTTCTCGGGCGGGTGCGTCGACATCAACGACATGCAGCCTGAGGTTTTCGACGCCCTCCTCTACTACATCTACATGGATTCGCTCCCTGCCGCCATGCGCGACGTGGACGGAGACCGTAAGAGGGAGCTTGTCATGGATCTGCTTGCGGCTGCGGACCGGTACGATATTCAAAGGTTGAAGCTAATATGTGAAACCGCCCTCTCCAAGAGCCTTGAGGCCAATACCGTGGTGACCACGTTGACTTTAGCGGAGAAGCATCACTGCCAGATGCTCCGTCAGGCTTGTGTTCAATTCATAGCTTCTTCTGTAGATCAAATCAAGTGA
- the LOC119322984 gene encoding protein YIF1B-B-like isoform X2 — translation MNSDLGGLGPRPANAPPNPFESAMYGAGPGLIRTGLGAYGEKFLGSSSEFMQSNITQYLSDPQYYFQVNSQYVRNKLKVVLFPFFHRGHWTRITEPVGGRLSYKPPIQDINAPDLYIPLMAFGTYIVIAGYALGVLGRFTPEALTLQFTRGLVGWFLQVVLIKGLLYSLGSGEAPLLDIVAYAGYGFAGTSLAMLARIFWSYLYYFIMPWFCLCTGVFLVKTMKRVLLGGPRSYERHPSRNHYFLLFLAVVQFPMLFWLGNISG, via the exons ATGAATAGTGATCTGGGTGGCTTAGGTCCTAGACCTGCAAATGCACCACCAAATCCTTTTGAAAGTGCCATGTATGGTGCTGGACCTGGACTGATCCGTACTGGACTTGGAGCATATGGAGAGAAATTTCTTGGTTCGAGTTCTGAGTTCATGCAGAGCAAT ATTACTCAATATTTGTCCGACCCTCAATACTATTTTCAAGTCAACAGCCAGTATGTGAGGAACAAACTGAAGGTCGTCTTGTTCCCTTTCTTTCACAGG gGCCATTGGACGAGAATAACTGAACCTGTAGGAGGAAGGCTATCGTACAAACCTCCAATTCAGGATATCAATGCACCAGACCTGTACATCCCTTTGATGGCGTTTGGCACCTACATTGTCATTGCTGGATACGCATTGGGAGTCCTTGGAAG GTTTACCCCTGAGGCACTGACCCTACAATTCACGAGAGGTCTAGTTGGCTGGTTTCTGCAAGTCGTCCTCATCAAAGGTTTGCTGTACTCCCTGGGCAGTGGTGAAGCGCCATTGCTAGACATTGTGGCGTATGCTGGGTATGGATTTGCTGGCACATCTCTTGCGATGCTGGCCCGCATCTTCTGGAGCTACTTATACTACTTCATCATGCCATGGTTCTGTCTCTGCACTGGCGTGTTCCTCGTGAAGACCATGAAGAGAGTTCTTCTGGGTGGACCAAGGAGTTACGAGCGGCATCCGAGTCGAAACCACTACTTTCTGCTCTTCCTGGCGGTCGTTCAGTTCCCGATGCTGTTTTGGCTCGGCAACATCAGTGGTTGA